The following coding sequences lie in one Paenibacillus durus ATCC 35681 genomic window:
- the nifN gene encoding nitrogenase iron-molybdenum cofactor biosynthesis protein NifN gives MNPYRENISKLLSVNPFRVSQAVGGVLALQGFFRSLPVIYGAHGCAEAIGQLLSQHYREPVALENVTIHDSNLVFGGSDSARDALELAMSRYKPDLTVLIGTSLTEMVGEDLENDVKQFVQEREGVLRKKLVLSLHMPDYEGSLETGFARMTERVLEAVIGLYGRTSRKKRRNRINLLPGPHLTPGDVMELKEIISSFGLEVITLPDLSSSLCGHLLIGNTKLSRGGVPLDYLDKMLTSGCTVAVGTCMEGAARLIEQAAGIPYRVFPSLTGLQATDDFFEFLIKESRSDVEVKYRWQRQILLDSMLDARCVYHGKAIIAALEPDHLLGMSEWLGEMGVKSFRAVAPSASPVLQQIEDGAIIGDLEDMERLAGEGADLWIGSSHGEPGAQRAGVEFEPMGFPVFGRLCTSLSVSVGYRGTTELLGRIGNALLTAERVARK, from the coding sequence ATGAATCCGTACAGGGAGAACATAAGCAAGCTGCTATCGGTAAACCCGTTCCGGGTAAGCCAGGCTGTCGGGGGCGTGCTGGCTCTGCAGGGATTTTTCCGCTCACTGCCCGTGATATACGGAGCACATGGCTGTGCAGAGGCTATAGGGCAGCTGTTGTCGCAGCATTACCGGGAACCGGTCGCACTGGAAAATGTTACGATACACGATTCAAATCTCGTTTTCGGCGGAAGCGACAGCGCCCGGGATGCGCTTGAATTGGCCATGTCCCGCTACAAGCCTGATTTGACCGTATTGATCGGCACTTCGCTGACAGAGATGGTAGGCGAGGATTTAGAGAATGATGTAAAACAATTTGTCCAAGAGCGAGAGGGTGTTTTGAGGAAGAAATTAGTACTGTCGCTTCATATGCCAGATTACGAAGGGTCGCTCGAAACGGGATTTGCGCGGATGACGGAGCGGGTCTTGGAAGCAGTGATCGGGCTTTACGGCCGAACGTCCCGCAAGAAACGCCGCAACCGTATCAACCTGCTGCCCGGACCGCATTTGACGCCAGGGGACGTGATGGAGCTTAAGGAAATAATCTCATCTTTCGGATTGGAAGTCATTACCCTGCCGGATCTGTCCTCGTCGCTCTGCGGCCATCTGCTAATCGGGAACACGAAGCTGTCAAGGGGCGGGGTACCGCTGGATTATCTGGATAAGATGCTGACGTCGGGCTGTACGGTTGCGGTAGGGACATGTATGGAAGGGGCGGCCCGCCTTATCGAGCAGGCAGCCGGGATTCCTTATCGTGTCTTCCCGAGCCTGACGGGACTGCAGGCCACGGATGATTTCTTTGAATTTCTGATCAAGGAAAGCCGAAGCGATGTGGAGGTAAAATACCGCTGGCAGCGCCAAATTTTGCTCGACAGCATGCTGGACGCGCGCTGCGTCTACCATGGAAAGGCGATTATTGCCGCGCTTGAACCGGATCATCTGCTGGGAATGTCCGAATGGCTTGGCGAAATGGGTGTCAAGTCCTTTCGCGCCGTTGCCCCGTCCGCCTCGCCTGTACTGCAGCAGATCGAGGATGGAGCGATCATTGGAGATTTGGAGGATATGGAGCGGCTGGCCGGAGAAGGCGCGGACCTGTGGATCGGCAGCTCCCATGGCGAACCGGGCGCGCAGCGCGCGGGAGTGGAGTTCGAGCCGATGGGATTTCCGGTATTCGGCAGGCTGTGCACCTCCCTGTCGGTCAGCGTCGGCTACCGGGGGACGACGGAGCTGCTGGGCCGGATCGGCAATGCGCTCCTGACAGCAGAGAGGGTGGCGCGTAAGTAG
- the treP gene encoding PTS system trehalose-specific EIIBC component encodes MALNRASVEEIVRAVGGADNIEAATHCVTRLRFSLVDEKKVDKKLLDQNDLVKGHFSSQGQFQVVIGPGLVDKVYDEMITITGGQRSSKDDVKTLAGKKQNPLQQAIKTLADIFIPILPAIVTAGLLLGINNILTGPGIFFEGRSLVQEYPAWTDFAGIINLIANTAFTFLPALIGWSAVGRFGGSPLLGIVLGLILVHPDLLNAWGYAQAAQEGTIPHWNLFGWQLEKIGYQGQVLPVLVSAYLLARIERFLNKKVHDSIKLLVVAPVALLVTGFLAFTIIGPVTFAIGNAITNGLVHVFNTLPALGGLLYGGFYALLVVTGMHHTFLAVDVQLIGSKGGTFLWPMLALSNIAQGSAALAMLLVFREQKSKGLAVTSSISAFLGVTEPAIFGVNIRYKYPFIFGMLGSALGGLVLTINHVLASSIGVGGVPGFLSIFPNQWGVFFVGMAIVLVIPFLLTAAYGKVAARKNGNGGGETDNELTSAAVSSGTAAAAAATTEATVTSAAAGSTVQASAPAADSKVASALRAGNTVKELDIYAPLSGKAVPLEHVPDPAFAERQMGQGIAIEPSDGRVVAPFDGKVVHIIKSNHAVVLEHPSGAQILIHIGINTVSLKGAPFTMHVGIGDEVKAGQLLIEFDREAILQAGLPVITPIIIPDGQQIVEQVTEEPIEEAVAGRDAVLKIRLSS; translated from the coding sequence ATGGCTTTAAATAGAGCAAGCGTAGAAGAGATCGTCCGGGCCGTCGGCGGAGCAGACAACATTGAAGCTGCAACGCACTGTGTAACGAGATTGAGATTCTCCTTGGTTGACGAGAAAAAAGTGGATAAAAAGCTGCTGGACCAGAACGATCTTGTAAAAGGACATTTCTCCTCCCAGGGACAATTTCAGGTCGTCATCGGACCGGGGCTCGTTGACAAGGTGTATGATGAAATGATCACCATTACCGGAGGGCAGCGTTCCTCCAAGGATGACGTCAAGACGTTGGCGGGCAAAAAGCAAAATCCGCTGCAGCAGGCGATCAAGACGCTGGCGGATATCTTTATTCCGATTCTGCCGGCTATCGTCACCGCAGGTCTGCTGCTCGGCATCAATAATATATTGACGGGTCCCGGCATCTTCTTCGAAGGGCGGTCCCTGGTGCAGGAATACCCGGCGTGGACGGACTTTGCGGGCATCATCAACCTGATTGCCAATACCGCGTTCACCTTCCTGCCGGCGCTTATCGGCTGGTCCGCCGTGGGCCGCTTTGGCGGCAGCCCGCTGCTTGGGATTGTGCTCGGCCTAATCCTCGTCCATCCGGATCTGCTTAATGCCTGGGGCTATGCCCAGGCCGCGCAGGAAGGCACGATTCCTCACTGGAATCTGTTCGGATGGCAGCTCGAGAAAATCGGCTATCAGGGACAGGTTCTTCCCGTACTTGTATCCGCTTACTTGCTTGCCCGGATCGAAAGATTCCTAAATAAGAAGGTGCACGATTCCATCAAATTGCTCGTCGTCGCTCCGGTGGCGCTGCTGGTAACGGGCTTTCTGGCCTTTACCATTATCGGGCCGGTCACGTTTGCAATTGGAAACGCAATCACGAACGGACTGGTGCATGTATTCAATACGCTTCCGGCCCTTGGCGGTCTGCTGTACGGCGGATTTTACGCGCTGCTGGTCGTAACCGGGATGCATCATACGTTTCTGGCCGTCGACGTGCAGCTTATCGGCAGCAAGGGAGGAACCTTTCTGTGGCCGATGCTGGCGCTCTCCAATATCGCCCAAGGTTCGGCGGCACTGGCTATGCTGCTTGTGTTCCGCGAACAGAAATCCAAAGGCCTGGCCGTTACTTCTTCCATTTCCGCATTTCTTGGCGTAACCGAACCGGCGATATTCGGTGTTAATATCCGCTATAAATATCCGTTCATCTTCGGTATGCTCGGTTCCGCTTTGGGCGGACTGGTGCTGACGATCAATCACGTTCTGGCATCATCCATCGGTGTCGGCGGCGTTCCCGGCTTTCTGTCCATCTTCCCGAACCAGTGGGGCGTCTTCTTCGTCGGAATGGCCATCGTGCTTGTCATTCCGTTCCTGCTGACTGCGGCTTATGGAAAAGTTGCTGCCCGGAAGAACGGGAACGGGGGCGGAGAAACAGACAATGAATTAACGTCAGCAGCAGTTTCCTCCGGGACCGCAGCGGCAGCCGCTGCCACCACTGAAGCAACGGTAACTTCAGCCGCAGCAGGTTCGACTGTGCAAGCCTCTGCTCCGGCTGCCGATTCCAAAGTGGCTTCGGCTCTCCGGGCCGGGAATACTGTCAAGGAGCTGGACATTTACGCACCGCTTTCCGGCAAGGCCGTACCTCTGGAGCATGTGCCCGATCCAGCTTTCGCCGAGCGGCAAATGGGCCAGGGCATTGCCATTGAGCCTTCGGATGGCCGGGTCGTCGCTCCGTTCGATGGCAAGGTAGTGCACATTATCAAGAGCAATCATGCGGTTGTTCTGGAGCATCCGAGCGGCGCACAAATTCTGATTCATATCGGCATCAACACCGTATCTCTAAAAGGAGCACCCTTTACCATGCATGTCGGCATCGGCGATGAAGTTAAGGCCGGGCAACTGCTGATTGAATTCGACAGGGAAGCCATCCTTCAGGCCGGACTTCCGGTTATTACTCCGATCATCATTCCGGACGGGCAGCAGATTGTGGAACAGGTGACCGAGGAGCCTATTGAAGAAGCAGTCGCAGGCCGCGACGCAGTATTGAAAATCCGCTTGTCCTCCTAA
- a CDS encoding DMT family transporter, producing MQKRDNKLEASKNPFILMPILLLMWGSLAAVSKLLLNHLDSYQVLFYMYGLGAAVFLVIVMLKGQLRAIFSWKRSEIILLLSCGVFTFLYDFLYLKSLELIPAVEASMLNYLFPIFIIVLAIPIHKEKLNLYNMISIGMGFMGTILLVTKGDFANIRFTNFKGDMLAILAAISWGFFTNLIKKNQKDMLISTFSITAAAFILSIGAMLASSHFIIPQRADFYGVLWLSMSNIVFGFFLYFRALKYSSASLIASFTFFTPFVTLLFIVLLLGERLTVTDCLAAVLILFSVPVQKIGNLLGDRKKGSLLN from the coding sequence ATGCAAAAGCGCGATAATAAGTTAGAGGCTTCTAAAAACCCCTTCATCTTGATGCCGATTTTATTACTAATGTGGGGTTCATTGGCGGCGGTAAGCAAACTGCTCTTAAACCATTTAGACAGCTATCAAGTATTGTTTTACATGTATGGACTTGGAGCTGCCGTATTTTTAGTTATTGTCATGCTCAAAGGCCAATTACGTGCAATATTTTCATGGAAAAGATCGGAAATTATATTGCTGCTCTCATGCGGGGTTTTTACTTTTCTATATGATTTTTTATACTTGAAATCACTTGAACTTATTCCGGCTGTGGAAGCGTCCATGCTTAATTATTTATTTCCCATTTTTATCATTGTGCTTGCTATCCCGATCCACAAAGAGAAGTTAAATCTATATAATATGATCTCAATCGGTATGGGCTTCATGGGAACAATTCTACTTGTGACGAAAGGTGATTTTGCGAATATCAGGTTCACCAACTTCAAGGGGGATATGCTTGCCATTTTAGCCGCAATAAGCTGGGGGTTCTTCACTAACCTCATTAAGAAGAATCAAAAAGATATGCTAATCAGCACCTTTTCTATAACCGCTGCAGCATTTATTCTATCTATTGGAGCGATGCTGGCTTCATCCCATTTTATTATTCCTCAAAGAGCAGACTTTTACGGCGTTCTTTGGCTTAGCATGAGCAATATCGTGTTCGGATTCTTCCTGTATTTTCGGGCGCTGAAATATTCCTCGGCTTCTTTGATTGCAAGCTTTACGTTTTTCACACCGTTCGTTACTCTGCTCTTCATTGTTCTGCTGTTGGGTGAAAGATTAACCGTGACGGATTGTCTGGCGGCTGTACTCATATTATTCAGTGTACCTGTTCAGAAGATTGGAAATTTACTGGGCGATAGAAAAAAGGGGAGTTTGCTCAACTAA
- a CDS encoding nitrogenase component 1, translated as MPKGRNNLFVEPDCEHNNQEKKGCVRPKPGEVSRGCPFAGSLAALMPIADAAHLVHGTAGCLESGWGYPGSRIDFGNLSGYGFSTHLNNRDMTMGGERKLLQSIGYIADSYHPPAIFVYATCVTVLLMEDIDSICKEAEQIWGLPVIPVHSPGLTGSSSNMGRKLAGEALMDRVIGKGAPKREELTEFDLNLIGEYSGTEEGRSIKNLLVKAGIRVLAQITGESSYDEVSRSHLAKVNMVVCSRSMITLARKMKDKFDIPYFEGSFYGEREIRFAMRQIGFHFHNPDLDKRLHRFIRKEEQRLRAELAPVRKALKGKKVVLYTDGVDSWTHLTMLQELGLKIAAIGTNRNAQEDISRIRERLTDGTLIINDCDDQQIVKIYRERKADLMIVSGRNEFVPLKERIPFLNVARSRHASYAGYEGVRNFAQDLLGTLEQPVWAISGKSAPWEG; from the coding sequence ATGCCGAAGGGAAGGAACAATCTTTTTGTGGAGCCCGACTGCGAGCATAACAATCAGGAGAAAAAGGGCTGTGTGCGTCCCAAGCCGGGCGAGGTGTCGCGCGGCTGTCCGTTCGCCGGTTCGCTCGCCGCGTTGATGCCGATTGCGGATGCGGCGCATCTGGTGCATGGAACGGCCGGCTGTCTGGAGAGCGGATGGGGGTATCCCGGAAGCCGTATTGATTTCGGGAACTTGTCCGGCTACGGCTTTTCGACTCATTTAAACAATCGGGACATGACGATGGGCGGGGAGAGGAAATTGCTCCAATCAATCGGCTATATCGCTGACAGCTACCATCCCCCGGCCATTTTCGTCTATGCGACATGCGTAACGGTGCTGCTGATGGAGGACATTGATTCCATTTGCAAAGAAGCTGAGCAAATCTGGGGCTTGCCGGTTATTCCGGTTCATAGTCCCGGGTTAACCGGCAGCAGCAGCAATATGGGCAGAAAGCTGGCCGGCGAGGCGCTGATGGACAGGGTTATCGGCAAAGGCGCGCCTAAGCGGGAGGAGCTTACGGAATTCGATCTCAACCTGATCGGGGAATATAGTGGCACGGAAGAAGGACGCAGCATCAAGAACCTGCTTGTCAAGGCGGGCATACGGGTGCTTGCGCAGATTACCGGGGAGAGCAGCTACGATGAAGTTAGCCGCTCGCATTTGGCGAAGGTTAACATGGTGGTCTGCAGCCGTTCGATGATTACACTGGCCCGGAAAATGAAGGATAAATTTGACATCCCTTATTTTGAAGGCTCCTTTTACGGAGAGCGCGAGATCCGGTTCGCTATGCGGCAGATCGGCTTCCATTTTCACAATCCCGACCTTGATAAACGTCTTCACCGCTTCATTCGCAAAGAAGAACAACGTTTACGGGCCGAGCTTGCCCCCGTCCGCAAGGCGCTAAAAGGGAAGAAGGTCGTGCTGTACACGGACGGGGTAGACAGCTGGACTCATTTGACGATGCTTCAGGAGCTTGGACTTAAGATAGCCGCAATCGGAACGAACCGGAACGCCCAGGAAGATATCTCCCGGATCAGGGAGCGGCTGACCGACGGAACGCTGATTATCAATGACTGCGACGACCAGCAAATTGTGAAAATCTATCGGGAGCGCAAGGCCGATCTGATGATCGTCAGCGGACGGAACGAATTTGTTCCGCTTAAAGAGAGAATCCCTTTTCTGAACGTAGCCCGGAGCCGGCACGCTTCCTACGCCGGATACGAGGGCGTGCGGAATTTCGCGCAGGATTTGCTGGGAACGCTGGAGCAGCCGGTCTGGGCCATTAGCGGCAAGAGCGCTCCCTGGGAAGGTTGA
- the treC gene encoding alpha,alpha-phosphotrehalase, with translation MNKVKGQEWWRRSAVYQVYPKSFKDTTDSGQGDIRGLLEKLDYLQDLGIDIIWLQPVYVSPQNDNGYDVADYCEIDPQFGTMEDFDELAAEVRRRGMNLMLDIVVNHSSTEHKWFQEAKKSKDNPYRDYYIWRDPKPDGSAPNNWQSKFGGSAWQFDEGTGQYFLTLFDKTQADLNWENPKVREEIYNLMSFWANKGVCGFRMDVINLISKDQGFPEDDGSVLPGDGRKYYTDGPRVHEYLKEMNQRVFGPDTVTVGEMSSTSLEHCIRYSNPQEREFSMTFNFHHLKVDYPGGKKWELMPYDFEQLKALLSEWQTGMQQGGGWNALFLNNHDQPRALSRFADDGEYRVESAKMLATTLHGLQGTPYVYQGEEIGMPNPHWNQIGELRDIESLNMYNILQEQGKTPEEALDIIRERSRDNSRTPMQWDDSPQAGFTTGTPWIKVDERYREINVQNQLNDPDSVYSHYKKLIALRKEIGALTDGKYVRLDEGHPQVFAYARITDGETIVVVSNFSGSGAVFDFPEEFAEQHIGGGAAELLAGSTKSSPALEARIELTPYSSYMWIIRQTR, from the coding sequence GTGAATAAAGTGAAGGGACAGGAGTGGTGGCGGCGCTCCGCAGTTTATCAGGTATACCCCAAGAGCTTTAAGGATACGACAGACAGCGGACAGGGCGATATTCGGGGGCTGCTGGAGAAGCTGGATTATTTGCAGGATCTCGGAATCGATATTATTTGGCTCCAGCCGGTATACGTTTCTCCGCAAAATGATAACGGTTACGACGTGGCTGATTATTGCGAAATCGACCCGCAGTTCGGCACGATGGAGGATTTTGACGAGCTGGCTGCCGAAGTCCGGCGCAGAGGCATGAATCTGATGCTGGATATTGTCGTCAACCATTCGTCGACGGAGCATAAGTGGTTTCAGGAGGCCAAGAAATCGAAGGACAATCCGTACCGTGATTATTATATCTGGAGAGATCCGAAGCCGGATGGAAGCGCCCCTAACAACTGGCAGTCCAAATTCGGCGGCTCCGCTTGGCAGTTCGATGAAGGCACAGGCCAGTATTTTCTCACCCTGTTCGACAAGACGCAGGCCGATCTCAACTGGGAGAATCCGAAGGTAAGGGAAGAGATTTACAACCTAATGAGCTTCTGGGCGAACAAAGGGGTTTGCGGGTTCCGGATGGACGTCATCAATCTGATATCCAAGGATCAGGGTTTCCCGGAGGACGACGGCAGCGTTCTGCCGGGAGACGGTCGGAAGTACTATACCGACGGACCAAGGGTTCACGAATATCTCAAGGAAATGAACCAAAGAGTATTCGGCCCTGATACGGTAACGGTGGGTGAAATGTCTTCCACAAGTCTGGAGCACTGTATCCGGTATTCGAATCCACAGGAACGGGAGTTCTCGATGACCTTCAACTTCCACCACCTTAAAGTAGACTATCCCGGCGGGAAAAAGTGGGAGCTTATGCCTTACGATTTCGAGCAGCTGAAAGCGCTGTTGTCGGAGTGGCAGACCGGCATGCAGCAGGGGGGCGGCTGGAATGCCCTGTTCCTGAACAACCACGATCAGCCCCGGGCCTTGTCCAGATTCGCCGATGACGGCGAGTACCGGGTGGAAAGCGCAAAAATGCTAGCAACAACGCTGCACGGTCTTCAGGGAACGCCTTACGTGTATCAAGGGGAAGAAATCGGCATGCCGAACCCGCACTGGAACCAGATCGGCGAGCTGCGGGATATCGAATCTCTGAACATGTACAACATCCTGCAGGAGCAGGGAAAGACCCCGGAAGAGGCGCTGGATATTATCCGCGAACGGTCCCGTGACAACTCCCGTACACCCATGCAATGGGATGACAGTCCGCAGGCAGGCTTTACGACCGGAACGCCGTGGATTAAGGTGGATGAACGCTACCGTGAAATTAATGTGCAGAACCAATTGAACGATCCGGATTCCGTTTACAGCCATTATAAGAAGCTGATTGCGCTGCGCAAGGAAATCGGCGCCTTGACCGATGGGAAATATGTGCGTCTGGATGAAGGCCACCCGCAGGTGTTCGCTTATGCGCGGATTACCGATGGGGAGACTATTGTGGTCGTTTCCAATTTTAGCGGCAGCGGCGCTGTCTTCGATTTCCCGGAGGAATTTGCGGAACAGCATATTGGCGGGGGCGCAGCCGAGCTGCTGGCCGGCAGTACGAAATCCTCTCCGGCGCTGGAAGCGCGGATTGAACTAACCCCGTACTCATCTTATATGTGGATCATTCGCCAGACCCGATAA
- a CDS encoding IS3 family transposase produces the protein MERQEVRIHARSSTSQRRGQDMEDYIRFYNNERLQAKLNGPSPMEFRTKAA, from the coding sequence TTGGAGCGTCAAGAAGTACGCATCCATGCTCGCAGCAGTACATCTCAACGGCGGGGTCAGGATATGGAGGACTACATCCGTTTTTACAATAACGAACGGCTGCAAGCCAAATTAAACGGCCCTAGTCCCATGGAATTCAGGACTAAGGCCGCCTAA
- a CDS encoding DMT family transporter, whose translation MKNTWLGSIYLALAASIWGGMYVVVKIVVAVIPPLELVWIRYLVAIAALLVIGLITRQQWRIHKRDFLLIIAIGVIGNAISIVAQETGTMLSSAQTGAIITSSTPAFMVIFAWLLLKERLTVKKGLSVGLATIGVFLIVGADHVDVSSKLGGIALLIAALTWALMSVLVKRVPGEYSQIVVTAYSILVALIVLTPFVLGRLHALPVSQLAHPAIWGGVLYLGIVSTAGGFLLWNRGLQMLNASSGGLFFFFQPVVGTLLGWLILGENIGVTFWIGSILILSGVLFVIYEKK comes from the coding sequence ATGAAAAACACTTGGTTAGGTTCTATCTATTTAGCTTTAGCCGCCAGTATTTGGGGTGGTATGTACGTTGTTGTTAAAATTGTCGTAGCGGTCATACCGCCGCTTGAACTTGTATGGATACGCTATTTAGTGGCGATTGCTGCCCTTCTCGTTATCGGCTTGATCACACGGCAACAATGGCGAATTCATAAACGCGACTTTTTACTCATCATAGCTATAGGGGTCATTGGCAATGCGATTTCGATAGTTGCCCAGGAAACCGGTACAATGCTGTCCTCAGCACAGACGGGAGCCATTATCACTTCTTCGACACCGGCATTTATGGTTATTTTTGCCTGGCTGCTGCTTAAGGAACGATTGACTGTAAAAAAGGGACTCTCCGTTGGTCTGGCGACCATTGGAGTTTTTCTCATTGTTGGAGCCGATCATGTGGATGTGTCCAGTAAACTTGGCGGCATTGCACTGCTTATAGCAGCTTTAACATGGGCGCTCATGTCTGTTCTTGTCAAACGTGTGCCGGGCGAGTATTCACAAATTGTAGTGACGGCCTATTCCATCCTGGTGGCCCTAATTGTGTTGACTCCTTTTGTTTTGGGACGGCTGCACGCCCTTCCCGTCTCTCAGCTGGCACATCCTGCGATCTGGGGAGGAGTGTTATATTTGGGCATTGTCTCAACGGCAGGCGGATTCCTGCTGTGGAACCGCGGATTACAAATGCTTAATGCCTCAAGCGGGGGGCTATTTTTCTTCTTTCAACCCGTGGTTGGAACATTGCTCGGATGGCTCATTCTAGGCGAGAACATAGGTGTGACGTTTTGGATCGGCTCTATCCTGATTCTCAGCGGGGTTCTATTCGTTATCTACGAGAAAAAATAA
- a CDS encoding FMN-dependent NADH-azoreductase: MSTVLYITAHPNDHHTSYSLAVGKEFIDAYRTANPDDEVVHLDLYKLDIPVLDADVFSGWGKLQSGSGFEELSAAEQAKVARLGEIVDQFVAADKYVFVSPMWNFSFPPVLKAYIDAVSVAGKTFQYTADGIVGLLTGKKGLHIQASGGVYSEGPSAGFESGFSYLKKISQFYGFASFEGIFVEGMAAAPDQAQTIKEKAIVKAKEAAAKF, from the coding sequence ATGTCAACAGTATTATACATTACTGCCCACCCTAACGATCATCATACCTCCTATAGCTTAGCTGTAGGGAAAGAATTTATTGATGCTTACCGTACAGCCAATCCGGACGATGAAGTCGTTCATCTGGATTTGTACAAACTGGATATTCCGGTACTTGATGCCGACGTATTTAGCGGTTGGGGCAAATTACAGTCAGGAAGCGGATTTGAGGAGCTGTCTGCTGCCGAACAGGCAAAAGTAGCGCGTTTGGGTGAAATCGTGGATCAATTCGTGGCTGCCGATAAGTATGTTTTTGTTTCTCCAATGTGGAATTTCTCTTTCCCGCCTGTGTTGAAGGCTTATATTGATGCCGTTTCTGTAGCAGGTAAAACCTTCCAATACACCGCAGATGGTATAGTTGGTCTGTTGACCGGCAAAAAAGGCCTTCACATTCAGGCCAGCGGCGGAGTATACTCCGAAGGCCCTTCTGCCGGATTTGAAAGCGGCTTTAGCTACCTGAAGAAAATTTCCCAATTCTATGGCTTTGCATCTTTTGAGGGGATCTTTGTAGAAGGTATGGCTGCAGCACCGGACCAAGCTCAGACCATCAAAGAAAAGGCAATTGTCAAAGCCAAGGAAGCAGCCGCTAAGTTCTAA